CACGACCACGCAGGAAATGGTCAGTTCTTGACCTCAATGCTCAACGGTACTGACAATATTGCAGCGGATTTCTCGCAAGACTACGACGTACTTGCTGACGGACTTAGCGGATATGACACCGTGCTTTTCTATACGGATGTTGGGGAACTGACCTCGGCACAAGAAGCGGGTTTGCTCAGTTATATCCGAAGAGGTGGCGGCTTTTTCGGGTTGCACACTGCGGCTGCCTCATTTAGGGAATCTGAAGGTTACCACGGTATGCTGAATGGGTTTTTCGACGGACACAGCCCATATATGGATTTTACGGTTAATGTGAGTGACACTGAACATCCGATTACCGAAGGATTAGGCGATTTTGCGGTGACGGACGAACTGTACTATCTCAAGCACAATCCTGCTGCGTCGCATCATCTGATGCACGCTTATGACGAGACGAAAGATGAGACGCATGTTATGGCGTTTCACCATACTTATGGCGAGGGGCGGGTTTTCTACTTTGCGCTGGGGCACGATATGGCGGTGCTTGAGAATCCGAGTTTTCAGACGGTTATCTGCCGAGGCGCGCTGTGGGCAGGCAATCGGCTTTAGTTTGTTTCAACTTGTGTTGAAGGGGCGGGGAATGATTGTCTTACGGTTGTCCCGTCTGTTGTTGCTTCAACGTTTCTATTTCCCGTGCGAGCACCTCTACTTGTCTTTCAAGAGTGCGATCCTTCCGCTTCGCCATGCCATAAGGATCTGTGGAATCGCTATCGCTGCAACAATAAGGGCTATTAACGCATATACAACGTTTGTTACGTGATCGATGCGTTTGTTCACACTCACAAATTGCTTATCAATACTTGAAAAGCGAGTATCAATACTTGCAAATTGCTTGTTAACGCTCTCGATTTTGAGGTCTACATATTCTTTGAGGCGCTGTTCGGAGGCTGCGATTTCCTGTTTAATTTCCTGTTTAATTTCCTGTTTCAGCCGTTTTTCGGACTCATTGACAATCAAGCGGATTTTGTTTATATCCGCATCTGTAAGTTCGCCGAGCGCGGGGAACGCGATGGCAGAAAAAAGTATTGAGAGCAGGAGTATCGTTTTCATTGACTGCGTCCTTTTATACGTTTATACTTGTAGCATAGTTTCCTGTTAGGCTGTACATCCGTGAGACGCACATTTACAAACTCACATAACGATGCGAGCATTTCCATAATTGTGGAATCTGCTATAAGTATATCACATTCTACTTTCAATACCAAATGTTTTTGATGACGTGGATTTCTGACAACTCACCTTACTATTACCCAACCCACGTTCACACCATTTCACGGGCAGGGTAGTGTTTATCGCCCGGTGATATATCGGTCGGATCGTTTGAGACAGCAGCTTCAGGGGGTTCCATAATTTGGTTTTCACTCACTGGATCGTCCGTTTCAACACGCCACTGCTCCAAACGGTTTCGCATTTCCGCCAAAACATCGGCATAATCCGGGTTACCGGCGAGGTTGTTTGCTTCCGATGGATCAAACACGACATCGTACAACCGTTCCGATTCAACAGGATCATCCCCCCAACCGTGCTCCATCATAAAGGTCTTGCTAATACTGTCGTCGCAGTTCGGGAGTGCCCACTTCTCAGCGTTGTCGTAGCGTTTGATGTATTTCCAGCGTTTCGTCCGGACAGCGCGTTGCGGTTCATAACAGCAGTGATAGTTGACTTCAGCAAAAATAGCGTCTCGGATATCGTCTGCTTCCGAATTCACCAGTGGGAGCATGGAATTGCCTTGTAGCCACGCGGGTGCTTCAATTCCCGCCAACTCACAGATTGTTGGGAACAGATCTATTTGACTGACTAAGCCATCTGCAACTTGCCCGCCACTAAAACCGCCAGGACCGCGAACAATCAACATTATGCCGATACCGTGGTCACTGAGGTGGCATTTCATACGCGGGAATGCGAGTCCATGATCGGTGGTGCATATCACAAGCGTATTCTCGGCGAGTCCGTTTTCTTCGAGTGCATCAAAAACGACCGCCATTTTTCTATCAAGCGTCCGGGCTGCGTCTATGTATTCCGCCATATCTTGCCGTGTCACGGGTGTATCGGGGAACGGTGCGGGTGGTTTCACATAGCGTGGATCGGTTTTCGGTTCACCCTCAGGCGGTGGATCAAATCCTTTTGCGCGCCGATGCGTTTCTCCGAATCCGACATCTAAAAAGAATGGAGCATCGTGTTTCTCTGCGATGAACGCGCGAGCGCGTTCTTCTGCGCCTGCGCGCGTCGTGCCTTCGGATAAGAGCCGCTGGTATCCTGTCTCTTTAAGGTCTCGGACAACATGCTGAAATCCTGCTAAGGCTGTGGTATAGCCCGCTTGATTCAAGGTATAGGTGATGAGATGCTCAGGGACCGGGAGACTCCAGCCACGGTTTGCCAGTCCACCCATGCCGCAGCTATGTGCGTATTGTCCGGTGAGGAGTGCGGCGCGCGAGGGCGAACAGGTGGGGTTCGCACAAAAGGCGTTTCTGAAGACAACCCCTTCTTCCGCGAGTTTTTGTATGTTCGGGGTCTGAATCGCGTGTCCGTAAGGTTGGACATACCGACCTGTGTCGTGAGAGTGGATATAGACTATGTTTGGTTTGCTCATATCATATAACCTTTGATATAAAGTAGACGCGCTTCGTAAGCGCGCCGATTTTGTATGCCTTTCGTATGCGTTAAACCGATAAAAACGTCAATGGATCTTTTTGAAATTGGCTCTTGATGCATTTTGTCAAATATAGTATCATTTTTAATCAGACACTGGCTTTCAGGCGTTCTAATTCCACTTGAAGCCGAGTGACTTCGCTTTCTGCTTGCTGTCGGGCCTCGGTTTCCTGATTGGCGCGGGCTTCAGCGTCTTTGGCGCGGGCTTCAGCGTCTTCGGCGCGGGCTTGGGCAGCTTCAGCAGCGGTTTGTAGCCATGTCTCTGCTTCCGGATTATAGATGCCTAAACTCTCCTCAAGGACGTGGAATTCTAAACCCAATGTCGCAGCAGGAATGCCGCCATTCGCAAGGGCTGAAATTTCAACATAAGCATTGCCAACGAGGCGGAAACCCATTAACGGGCTCGGTAAATAACGTCTATCTACATCGTAAACGAAATATTCAGAAATCCCAATCGTCGCATAGAGTTTCACCTTTCGCGTCAGGTCATTACGATAGATGCCTCTGCTCGCAAACTCCAAGACGAAATCGGGTGGCTTTCCCTCCTCCCATATCTTATAGATACGACGCTCCTTTTTACCGACACCGAAAGCAACGAAAATATCAGGCGAGATAGATTTACGGGGATTGCCTTCTTCATAATACATCATCATATCCCCAAGCACATAGGCATCAGGGATATGAGCAAGATGGTTCTCAATGCGATTCATATTCTTGACGAGTTCTCTAAAATGGCGTTCGGTTTCAGCCATAGGTTTACCATCCGATTCAGGATATAGGTCGGCTATTTCTGTCGGTGCGGAAGGGAGTGTGAAAGTATTTGGGTGTCCCATCGGTCTATCTCCTTTTCCGTAGTGTTTTCGAGTCCAAGGATTACTGAAATTACCAAATTATAGCATATTTTCAACAGTAGCTCAAATTAAAACAGCGTTGTTCAAGGAGATTCAGATGGTCATCAGCAGGAAATAACATTGTATTAGGGGCGCGATGCTTGTCTTGCTTTGTTGATTTCCGTTAGGACGTTCATTGCGTGCAATGACTCTTTTTTGTCGTATTGCGGACATTGACGCAAGCCTGCTGCGAGGCACCGGTGAACGGCTTCGGCTTGATAGAGAAAACCGTGCTGATTCGGGGAAGATCTCCGCATTGCTACGGATCCCGGCAATGGATACTCAAAATAGTGTAACGGCGCAGGTGCGTTTTGGGTTCTGTACTGTGAAGGCACACCGTTAGGAGGCGGGATTCGGATAGAGATACGCGTCGGGCAGTGCCCGGGTCGCTCAAGTGTGATACGTCCGGCGGTGCCGACGATTTCTGTTATCTCTGGGAGTTCAGAGTTGCGCGGTGGAAATGTGAAGATGGCATACCTGTCGTCTCCGTAATCCACAATCGCGCCACCGGCATTAGTGCCTATGGCAATGACATTTCTCGGCGACGCTGACGCACCGAAGGCGAGGGGTGCCGCTTGGATGGTATAGATCGGATCAAAGAAGTCGGACTGCGTTAGCACAACCTCGCCGATAGTACCTGCTTCAATTGCAGCACGGGCATGCTCTACCGCAGGAAAGAAACGTGTCCACATACCGTCCTGCATCATCACGTCCTGCTCTTCGGCTGCGGCGTACATCTCTTGGGCATCAGAGAGGTTGACAGTGAGCGGTTTCTCGCAGAGCACATGTTTGCCTGCCTCAATTGCAAGGAGGGTGTGTTCCTTATGTAGCGGGTTAATCGTGCCGATATAGACGATATCCACATCATCGGCTGCGACCATCTCTCGGTAGTCACCATAAGCTGTCCTAACGCCGTATCGCCTCGCGAATTCTTCCGCCCGGTCAAGGTCTCGCGCTGCCACAGCACTTACAGTTGCTCCTTCGCAGGCGTGCAAAGCCTCTACCCACATCCCTGAAATATTGCCAGCACCAAGGATGCCCCAACGCAACGGAAAAGCGACATCTGCTGCGTTTGTAATACCACGACGGATATCGAGCGGTGTTGAGAGTGGCATACTGTTTTTATTTGAATTCATAAGGGCTTCCTTTCTTCAAAGCAGGCTCGGTTAATTTTGTATTCACTTTACGCCCACGGATCAAGAACAACCTTCCCGCAGTCATGTGTACACTGCAGTGCCCACGCCTCCTGAATCTGGTGCATCGGGAAGGTGTGCGTGATGAACGTATCCAGCCGCGTCTTCACTTGTGTAATCATCCGCATCATAGCGGGTGTGCCTGGGAGGTTATAATGCCGCGTGCCGTGTAGGGTTAAGCCTTTATTGATAATTTCACCGCCCTGAATTGCCACGTCACGAATGCCCCCAATCAATGCAATGTGTCCTTTCGGACGCGTTACGTCAATCAACAATCGGACGGCTTCGGCAGCCGCCGAACATTCGATCCCCTTGTCTACACCGCTGCCACCCGTCAAATCTCGAATTTGATCGACGACATCCGTGTCTTGTGGATTGACAACTTCTGCTGCACCGAGTTTTTTCGCGAGGGCTGCGCGATAGGGATGGCTTTCAACAGCAATGACGTGCGCGCCCCTATAGACGGCATTAATCACACCCCCAAGTCCAATAGGTCCCATCCCTGTGATGAGGACGGTATCCAAGGCGTTAACATGCATCAACCGCATGGCATTAAACGTCGATCCAAGTCCACAACACGCCATTCCAGCGTGATGATAGGAGAGTTCGTCCGGAACAGGCACAAGCTGCCAGTCTCGTTTCAGGATGTACTGCGCATACGTTGCCGTCATACCCGCCTGTTCGGGAACGTTTAGGGCTTTTTGGTCGTCCCGACAGTGGGCATATTCGCCTGCTAAGCAGAGGTAACACTTTCCACAGGGGTAGTGTGGCATTACGACAACGCGGTCGCCTACCTTGACAGTGCCTTCCTGTGCGATTTCCACGACTTCACCGGCGGCTTCGTGTCCGAACCTGTCGCCTGTGCCTTCATTTTTGAAGCCTTTGTATTCCGTGCACATGGGTGCAGAGCGAATTTTGACGACGACGAACTCACCCTCAGCGACTGGGTCGGGTCTGTCAATTAAGCCCGCACTTTCAGGACCGAATTTTGCTACAACTTTCATCCCTATCTCCATCTTTTATGGTGGACCTTAGAATTAATTCGACACTTTGCACCGGCGAGGTTAGAAACTTCGCCTACCGGGTTGGGGTAAAATATCTGTTTATTTTTCAGGTTTACCATAAATAGTTTTTTCGTAAAATGTGTATGAGCAATCAAACTTGCTTTAGCGACGGACTCTATCACCCTTTTTAATCACGCCCCACGTCCTGAGAAGTTTATCGGTTGGATTCATACCTTGGCGACCTGTGTCGTAGACCTCAACAGTGGTAAATGGAACATCATTATGGCTTGCGTCGTTTAAAATGTAGATATCCCCGTTTACGACTTCAGCCTTATGGCCAACTCTGGCAACAGGCATGTCAGGATTTTGGGACCAACGACCGATTCGAGGGTGGTAGATTTCTATTGTTTTAAAATCTGTCGTCGGCTGCCCTTGACTCCGAAAATAACCGCCCATCACATAAATTTTTCCATTGATGACACTTGCGGTATGCCCTGATTTTGCGGTAAACATATCCCCTATTTCGCGCCAACTATTTCTTTGCGGGTCATAGACTTCAATACTGGAAAGAAAGGGACCCGGATGATTCATAATCATGGGCAATCCGGCACCCCCCATGACGTAAATTTTCCCGTCAACAACACTCACTGCGGCACCCGTCCGCGCATGGTTCATGTTTTTCCCTTTTGCCCATGTGTCGGTCACTGGATCATACACCTCCACGGTGTCTAAACGAAACGGTTCCATCTCGGATGAGTGCCCACCGATCGCGTAGATTTTCCCGTCCACGACACAGGCCCTGGTGTTTCTGGGTGTAGGCATATCGGCTTTCTGCGTCCACGTGTCAGTAGTTGGATCGTACATTTCGACGGTTGGCAGGTCTTCAGGCTTCCACCTTCGGAGCCTTCTAATCTCATTATTTCGCAGAAGGACATCGACCTCAAATCGATTCAGAGATGTTCCACCGATTGCGTAGATTTTCCCATCGACAACCGCGGTCGCTGCCTCAGTGCGGGGTGTTGGCATATCAGCCTTCCGTTCCCAGGTATCGGTTTTCGGGTCGTACATTTCGAGGGTTGAAAGGGACAAGTCTCCGAGTCCTTCAACATACCCCCCGATTGCGAATATCTTTCCGTTAACAACGCAGGTGGTAAAGCCTGATCGGGCTGTTGGCATGTTTGCTTTCTGTTCCCAAGTTCCGTCGGCTGCGAGATTGACGACCTTGATGACTGATAATGCCGTTAGCATCAGGATACCTAAAGTCAAACGCACTGTGATACTCCCATGCCTAAAGTCATGGGCTTCTTGCTTCGTCATTTCGTGCCTCCCGCAAGTGGAGGACTTACAGAAACTCCACAAGCGTTTTACGTCTCGGTGTATCCCACCGCGACATGTTTTAAGTTGATAGCTGCGTTTACGTCTCTATCTATGGACGTTCCGCAATTACTACAATGATAGTGCCTATCTGAAAGTGTTAAATCGTCTTTCTTTTCTCCACAACGACTACATGTCTTGGAACTGGCGAAAAACCTGCCCCCTTGCACAATTGGGATACCCAGCGTCTCTGCCTTCGTTTTGAGTTTCTCAAGGAAACCGCCAAGTGCAGCATCTGATAACGCCTTGGCAAGTTTCCGGTTCTTAAGCAGGTTCGTAACTGAAAGCGTCTCAATACCGATCTTGGCAGCAGACATAACGATAGCCGTCGCCGCCTTATGGTGAGCGTCTTTTCGGATACAAGAGATACGATAATGAATACGTTCCACTTTTCGTTTCTGCTTATACCAGTTCTGACTTAAGAATACCTTTCGGCTTAGCTTCCGTTGCTCGCGTGCTAACTTTCGCTCATACCGTTTTAGCGGTCGTGGGTTCTCATACTTCGTGCCGTCGTCAAGGGTTGCGAGGGTGTTGACGCCTACATCTATGCCGACAACAGGGAGCCCGCGTGTATCACGGGGATAGGTAGGTATTCCTGTGTCAACAAGGATAGAGACGAACCAACGGTGTGCTGTTCTTGAAATGGTGACGCGCTTGATCTTCCCATCAAAACGTAATGCCGAAAACATCTTGACGGTGCCGATTTTCGGCAACTTGATAGACTTACCATCAACCTTGCATTGATAACCTTCGACTGTATAGGATTGACGACTACCGCGTTTCTTGAACTTCGGGAAGTTGTTTTGCTTTTTCTGCCAACGTCTCACTGCATCTGATAGGTTTTTGACACCGTGCAATGCAGCACGTTGGTCTTGTTCGCCTGCCCAGTCCAACTCTTTTTTGCGTTGATTCCAACGAGTATTGAGGTCTATGAATGAACGGAAAACGCCTGCTGATAAACCTGCCTTGAAATCTGCTAAAGCCGAATTGAAGGCAAATCGCGCATAACCACATTGTTGTTGAAACCAAGTAACCTGTGCATCTGTCGGACGCAACGCTATTTTGTGTGCTTTTAATGCCATCCTTGGATTTACCAGCATCAGCCTTTAACCCCTAATGAGTGGGTAGGCAGACACGCAACCAAGCGGTTACGCTCATTATGTCTGCCAACTGGTAAGATAAGTATACTACAAAATACACCTTTTCGTCAACTCTTTTTTCTACAAAGCCACGAAACACGTGGGTTGGACCCAAAGCTAAAGCATTGGGATTGTTAGATAATGCCCTTCATTCCCAAAACCTCGCCCAACGCTATTTGCGGTGTCCGATTTAAAGGAGGTCTTATTTTTCTTTTAATTTTCCCCATTGGGTTGTTAGCAAGGCTGCATTCGGTTCAACAGGTAACGTGGCTGGATCAAACCAATCCGCATCGAACCCATCGCGTGATAATAGGGTTTTACCGCCGCTGTTTATATCAAGTCTGAAGACACGTTTATCGGCATCATAGAGGAGTTGATCACCTTGCGGCGACCAAGCTGGGCGCGTACCTTGGATAATTTTTGTCACGTCTTTCCCGTCACGATTCATAAGGTGG
This genomic interval from Candidatus Poribacteria bacterium contains the following:
- a CDS encoding ThuA domain-containing protein, whose translation is MENLKLLVFVGTEGIYHDHAGNGQFLTSMLNGTDNIAADFSQDYDVLADGLSGYDTVLFYTDVGELTSAQEAGLLSYIRRGGGFFGLHTAAASFRESEGYHGMLNGFFDGHSPYMDFTVNVSDTEHPITEGLGDFAVTDELYYLKHNPAASHHLMHAYDETKDETHVMAFHHTYGEGRVFYFALGHDMAVLENPSFQTVICRGALWAGNRL
- a CDS encoding sulfatase — encoded protein: MSKPNIVYIHSHDTGRYVQPYGHAIQTPNIQKLAEEGVVFRNAFCANPTCSPSRAALLTGQYAHSCGMGGLANRGWSLPVPEHLITYTLNQAGYTTALAGFQHVVRDLKETGYQRLLSEGTTRAGAEERARAFIAEKHDAPFFLDVGFGETHRRAKGFDPPPEGEPKTDPRYVKPPAPFPDTPVTRQDMAEYIDAARTLDRKMAVVFDALEENGLAENTLVICTTDHGLAFPRMKCHLSDHGIGIMLIVRGPGGFSGGQVADGLVSQIDLFPTICELAGIEAPAWLQGNSMLPLVNSEADDIRDAIFAEVNYHCCYEPQRAVRTKRWKYIKRYDNAEKWALPNCDDSISKTFMMEHGWGDDPVESERLYDVVFDPSEANNLAGNPDYADVLAEMRNRLEQWRVETDDPVSENQIMEPPEAAVSNDPTDISPGDKHYPAREMV
- a CDS encoding Uma2 family endonuclease, which produces MGHPNTFTLPSAPTEIADLYPESDGKPMAETERHFRELVKNMNRIENHLAHIPDAYVLGDMMMYYEEGNPRKSISPDIFVAFGVGKKERRIYKIWEEGKPPDFVLEFASRGIYRNDLTRKVKLYATIGISEYFVYDVDRRYLPSPLMGFRLVGNAYVEISALANGGIPAATLGLEFHVLEESLGIYNPEAETWLQTAAEAAQARAEDAEARAKDAEARANQETEARQQAESEVTRLQVELERLKASV
- a CDS encoding Gfo/Idh/MocA family oxidoreductase, producing the protein MNSNKNSMPLSTPLDIRRGITNAADVAFPLRWGILGAGNISGMWVEALHACEGATVSAVAARDLDRAEEFARRYGVRTAYGDYREMVAADDVDIVYIGTINPLHKEHTLLAIEAGKHVLCEKPLTVNLSDAQEMYAAAEEQDVMMQDGMWTRFFPAVEHARAAIEAGTIGEVVLTQSDFFDPIYTIQAAPLAFGASASPRNVIAIGTNAGGAIVDYGDDRYAIFTFPPRNSELPEITEIVGTAGRITLERPGHCPTRISIRIPPPNGVPSQYRTQNAPAPLHYFEYPLPGSVAMRRSSPNQHGFLYQAEAVHRCLAAGLRQCPQYDKKESLHAMNVLTEINKARQASRP
- a CDS encoding zinc-binding dehydrogenase, encoding MKVVAKFGPESAGLIDRPDPVAEGEFVVVKIRSAPMCTEYKGFKNEGTGDRFGHEAAGEVVEIAQEGTVKVGDRVVVMPHYPCGKCYLCLAGEYAHCRDDQKALNVPEQAGMTATYAQYILKRDWQLVPVPDELSYHHAGMACCGLGSTFNAMRLMHVNALDTVLITGMGPIGLGGVINAVYRGAHVIAVESHPYRAALAKKLGAAEVVNPQDTDVVDQIRDLTGGSGVDKGIECSAAAEAVRLLIDVTRPKGHIALIGGIRDVAIQGGEIINKGLTLHGTRHYNLPGTPAMMRMITQVKTRLDTFITHTFPMHQIQEAWALQCTHDCGKVVLDPWA
- a CDS encoding transposase, with translation MALKAHKIALRPTDAQVTWFQQQCGYARFAFNSALADFKAGLSAGVFRSFIDLNTRWNQRKKELDWAGEQDQRAALHGVKNLSDAVRRWQKKQNNFPKFKKRGSRQSYTVEGYQCKVDGKSIKLPKIGTVKMFSALRFDGKIKRVTISRTAHRWFVSILVDTGIPTYPRDTRGLPVVGIDVGVNTLATLDDGTKYENPRPLKRYERKLAREQRKLSRKVFLSQNWYKQKRKVERIHYRISCIRKDAHHKAATAIVMSAAKIGIETLSVTNLLKNRKLAKALSDAALGGFLEKLKTKAETLGIPIVQGGRFFASSKTCSRCGEKKDDLTLSDRHYHCSNCGTSIDRDVNAAINLKHVAVGYTET